A portion of the Sabethes cyaneus chromosome 3, idSabCyanKW18_F2, whole genome shotgun sequence genome contains these proteins:
- the LOC128740214 gene encoding CLIP domain-containing serine protease B4-like, translating to MATDQLLLHILLNILALSYTYHSSNCRTPANELGSCVPLTECGFFQEITRKSMIFSSDLQYILTSQCGFRSNEPRLCCPATKPPSANFQPNTKVRKSRLPEAPDCGIQYTNRIIGGERTSVTDFPWTARIQHYDHNFEEYGFHCGGSLINNRYVLTAAHCVSGIPFSWTINAVRLGEWDIQSDPDCLYDDSDCFEPVQDIQVEKEIVHEDFVNTRLQVQNDIALLRLAKEVRTSQTVQPICLPLNEQFSTRQYEDMKMFVTGWGQTESETNSRYKMVVAVKGVSQQLCRRHYLTASIDDSQICAGEEMGKDSCKGDSGGPLMDLTVSESSVVYYLAGVVSFGKQCGLADVPGVYTKVNWFGEWILDNIEP from the coding sequence ATGGCAACGGATCAACTATTACTACATATCTTACTGAATATTTTGGCTTTGAGTTACACATATCATTCGAGCAATTGTAGGACGCCAGCCAATGAACTGGGTTCTTGTGTACCACTGACAGAATGCGGTTTCTTCCAGGAGATTACTCGAAAATCAATGATATTCAGCAGTGATCTTCAGTACATCCTGACTAGTCAATGCGGCTTTCGGTCAAATGAACCTCGTCTTTGCTGTCCCGCAACAAAACCGCCGTCTGCCAATTTTCAACCCAATACCAAAGTCAGAAAATCGCGTCTGCCGGAGGCTCCCGACTGTGGAATTCAATACACCAACAGGATAATCGGCGGAGAACGAACCAGCGTTACGGATTTTCCTTGGACCGCTCGTATCCAACATTATGATCACAACTTTGAAGAATATGGATTCCACTGCGGAGGTTCACTGATTAACAACAGATACGTGTTGACCGCTGCTCATTGTGTCTCTGGCATCCCTTTCAGTTGGACTATAAATGCGGTCCGGCTTGGTGAATGGGACATCCAATCAGATCCGGATTGTTTATACGATGATAGTGATTGTTTCGAACCGGTTCAGGATATACAGGTAGAGAAAGAGATTGTGCACGAAGATTTTGTCAACACTCGGTTGCAAGTTCAAAATGACATAGCGCTTTTACGATTAGCGAAAGAAGTCCGCACATCGCAAACTGTGCAGCCCATTTGTTTACCTCTGAATGAACAATTTAGCACTCGACAGTACGAAGACATGAAAATGTTTGTTACAGGTTGGGGACAAACGGAATCGGAAACCAACAGTCGATACAAGATGGTGGTCGCAGTAAAAGGAGTATCGCAGCAACTTTGTCGTAGGCACTACCTAACCGCGAGTATCGACGACAGCCAAATCTGTGCCGGCGAGGAAATGGGAAAAGATTCCTGCAAAGGAGACTCTGGTGGACCATTAATGGATCTGACAGTATCGGAAAGTTCCGTCGTTTACTACCTGGCCGGAGTGGTTAGTTTCGGAAAACAGTGCGGACTAGCGGACGTACCAGGAGTTTATACGAAGGTGAATTGGTTCGGCGAGTGGATTCTTGACAACATTGAACCGTAG